Part of the Choloepus didactylus isolate mChoDid1 chromosome 10, mChoDid1.pri, whole genome shotgun sequence genome is shown below.
aaataccacacaatgggttggcttacaaaaacaagcatttattggttcatggttttggaggctagaagtccaaaacaagGGTTTTGggaagaccatgctttctccccaagtctATAGCATTCTGTTGCTGGCTTACTACAATTCTTGGGTTCCTCTGCttgcatttcttctttccatCACATGGAAAACTCTTTCTCCTTGAGTCTCCTCTTCTAGTTTCTGCAGACTTCCTGCTTCTTGCTTCTCTCTGTGGCTGTCTATGAATTCCCTTTATAAGTCCTCCTAAAGTATAGATTTAATGccaccctgattcatttgggccacaatGTAACTAACAATAGCATTTTCAACATGTATTCACACttacaggaacatggattaagattaagaacatgtttcctTGAGATACAATTCAAGCTACCATAATTCCTTTATGACATTCCTCACCGTAACATGAGAGGTCTTTAATGAGGAAAAAAGGGGATTTTaagtaaatacaataaaatatatgaatttaattCTCCATATCCAATCATAACCTCACCAATATTAGCCTTATATATGCTTCTAAAATGTCCCTGTAATGATCCCCACAATATGGTATCATAGAAAGAAAATGGGCATCAGAATCAAACTTACCTAGTTTTGACAAGTTATTTAAGATCCAGAGTTACAGTTTTCACAATTCTACCTCAAAGAACTGATGTGAGGAACAATGAGGAATACTGTATgggctcaagaaatatttgtattCTTCTCCCTTCACCTCATCACATGTTTCCCTCAGGACAGAGTTCCTTGGCTGGAGTCAGACACCATATACCTTAGTTCACTGTGGGTAATGTGCTGGTTTTAGAGATGAAACAGAGGATATGGTATCCAGTTCTTAGTAATGGTTGCCTTGTTGGAATCAGAAGAAAGAGTGAGGCAGAATCAATTCATTCTATAACCtcaaaagaattagaaatatcctATTACATCCCTAAGAATTACCTGATAGCCTTCCCTTGAAATCAGTCTTCGAGTGGTGGAATCATCGAAGTGATGGGAGAGCAGGGGTGTGTTCAGGGTGCCAGGAGCAGGCATCACTATTATGGTAAGAAGAACATTTTCCCACTGCCAAAAAGTTTACCCAAAGCCTCCTTCATGTTTCTGTTCCTCAAGCTGTAGATGAATGGGTTTATCATGCAAATAACCACCATGTAGAGAATGGCAGCCCTGCTGTCCCCTTCTGTAGAGTGAGATGATGGAGGAAGTAAATACACACCCATAAGAGACACATAGAACAGCAGAACCACTGTGAGGTGAGAACTACAAGTAGAGAAGGCCTTCCACCACCCTCCAGAAGAGGAGATGCCAAACATACCCCAGAAAATGTGGATATAGGAGAGGACAATCAGCATGAGGGGAATGGTGAGGCACAGCAAGCCCAGGGTGATGATCATCAGCTCATTAATACGGATATCTGAGCAGGCAAGCTTCAGCAGAGCACTGGGATCACCGTAGAAGCAGGGAATGGCCTTCTGGGCACAGAAAGCCACACAGGTCAGCAGCAGTGTGTGCATCAGGACAGGGCAGTTGGTTAGTACCCAGCAGACACCCAGCATGAGTGCACAGAGTTGGGGACTCATAGTTGTGCTGTAATGCAGTGGttggcagatggccacatagtgaTCATATGCCATCACAGCTAGGAGAAAATTGTCAAGGACACCAAACATAAGGAGGAAATATAGTTGTGTAAGGCACCCAGAGTAAGAGATGGTCTGACTCTGGGCATGAATGTTTGCCAGCATTTTGGGGTAGAGGCAGAAGTGAAACAGGCATCAGTTAATGATAGGTTGGCCAGGAAGAAGTACAAAGGAGTGTGCGGGTGAGGGTCAGAGCTGATGGCCAGGATGATAAGTAAGTTCCCCACCACGGTGACCAGGTACATGTCCAGGAAGATGCCAAATAGTGGAGGCTGCTGCTCCAGCTTCTCAGAGAGTCCTAGAAGGAGGAAATCTGAAACAGAGGTTTGATTCACTCTGCTTGGTTTTCCCATCCCTTGTAATTCTTGTTATCTGTGTAGACAAAATCCTTCCATGGTCAGTATTTTATTATTAGATCAATTCAAATGTATGTATCAGTGTGGCCATAACTGTgctggggagaaaaggaaaacaaatagtcCCTCCTAATGTGAATCTTTGGGTCTCATTgtggatggaagaaaatatccaTGGGACATTTAGAGAATGGTCAAGACAATAtccattgaaaaataaattgcaCATTGTATGGTATAGTAGAGTCCAGAGAAAAGAGATCAGTTTGACAAGAGAAGTCCATGTAGAGTATTTGGAGGAAGTTGGATTTCAGTATGACCTTgatggcagaataggaaaagTCACCTACACTTGTTAATTGGAAATGGGGTCCATGGTCTCCCTCACTTCCCTTCCCCAACCCtaacacatgcacatgtgcatacacacacgtacacattTGAACCTTCTATGTTGAGCCCCCAAAATAACTTTGGAGAATAAGAAAGCCTCCTTTCCACTTGCCTCCCTAGTTTCTAGAACTTGATCTCCCCCATCCAGCTCTGGTCCCTGTGCTCTTCCCTAATTGGGGGCAAAAGAGATGGATGTTTCTGTGGCATCTCATTCTCCCAATCCACTGTTAGGACCTCACATCTTCAAATACTACAGGGGGCCACCCTCTCCCCTCTATCACTATCTCTCTCCTATCTCCTTGTCCTCCTCCCCTTTTACTCCTTTGCTCCTGTGTCTACTCTGGGAATTGATAGTTTAGTCCCCTTCGATGTCTCCCATGATGATGTCTCTTGGACATCATCATGATCAGTACTTACTTATTAGAGGCTTGCTAAGTGCCAGGCACACTGTTgacattattttacttttcacaaGGCTATGTGATAAGCATCGTTATCCTCCACAATTGTGCAGCTGgcaaaactgagtctcagagataTCTGATGTACCAAAGATCATGTAGCTggaaaatgatattaaaatgCAGGTATGCCTACTGCAAACCCTGCGCCTTCACCCTTACACTGAACTAAATCTCTTTGATGTTTACTTCTTATAAAGATATACGGGGGTGAAAAGAATCAGACTCTGGTTCTCTGGGCTTGAATATAAGCTGCTCTGTACTTCTGCTCCCCTCAGAGTTAGAGCAAGCTAGTGTGTGAAGCCATCTCATATTGGTCTCTTAGAAACTGTGAACTTAGAACCTTTGTAACTAGTTTAGTCCTACACTTGTTCTTTTTGTTCAGAAGAGAGGCTTCTGATCTTCACCAGAGACTCAGCTCACCTACCCCAGAAACTTTTACTTAGGCTGGtaagtgtggtgtgtgtgtgctacCCCTTTCATATCCTCTCCTGTGAGGATATGGGTCAATTTCATGCATCTTCAAATTCTCCAATTTCAAATTCTTCAAATTCTCAAATAATTCTCTCCTGTTGATGGAAAATTCACAATAGGGAACTCGCTGTCTCAGGGAGAGTGAAGATGTGGTCTATTGAATTTAGAGATCTTCAGGAATAACTGGAGTGTATGATTCATTTTCATCTTGACTAGGCTTGAGAAGGCAGGAATCTTCCTTAGGGTTATAAAGGCTCCTGGAATACCAGTCCCCAAAGCTCTCATTAGAGCCTGCCTTGGTGTTGTGCAGCCTGTTCTCCAGCCAGCTCTGGCTGAGTCCTGGGGGAATGGAGGACATCTCTTTCCCAGGAGTTGACTTCTAGGGAGTGTGAATCTGAAACTTTTTGCTGAGATGCAGTGATCTTCAGCCAGACAAGCAGGCCTCCTGGGAACTCCTTTCTATGCACTGGGCAGTTCAGTATCTGCCCAATGCCTTAGGTAAAACTGGATGAGGGAGAAGCTAGGAAGataagtggtttttttttgtcatgtttagttttttttttaaatattcattttattgatatatattcacataccccacagtcatacaaaacaaatcttacatttgagtgttcacagcaccattacatagttgtacattcatcaccaaaatcaatccctgacaccttcattacgacacacacaaaaataacaagaataataattaaagtgaaaaagagtaattaaagtaaaaaagaacactgggtgcctttgtctgtttgtttccttcccctatttttctactcatccatccataaactagacaaaggggagtgtggtccttatggctttcccaatcccattgtcacccctcataagctacatttttatacaattgtcttcaagatttatgggttctgggttttagtttgatagtttcaggtatctaccaccagctaccccaattcattagaacctttaaagggttgtctatattgtgcgtaagagtgcccaccagaatgacctctcggctcattttttaatctctgtgccactgaagtttatttcatttcctttcacatcccccttttggtcaagaagatgttctccatcccacgatgctaggtctacattcctccctgggagtcatattccatgttgccagggagattcactcccctggatgtctgatcccttGTTGGGGAGATGggagtgatgtcacctttcaagttgggttacctagagagagagggccacatctgagcaacaaagaggcatttgggaggaggctcttaggcacaattatagggaggcttagcctctcctttgcagcaacagtcttcccaagggcaagtcctgtggtagaagtTTCAGCTCATCAAACCACTAATCCCCTaagtctgtgggcatgttagcaaccatcgaggtggggcaggccaatacccctgcattctccaccagctcctcaagggggctctgcatattttttccttgtttttttttttaaactttttttttaaatcaagtgtatgaaaaataaaaaaaaaaatttaaaaaaacatacaataaaagaaaattccaaagagaccataataagtgagtaagagaaagacaactaacctaaaataactactttacttccaacatgttcctactctaccccaagaaagtaacctaatatagcaacatttctataaacttgttcctactatacccatcagaaattaacagaccatagtcattcctgggcattcccagaatgttaaatttacccatgatagcttatctgttcttattggattattgttcccccttccttaattgctctctgtaaACACATGCTCATTGTCAGTTCTTCAGCTGTAGTGATCATTTATATGACTCTATCAACCTTCTGATCCAtgactttctctttccttttggatCAAGTGTAGATTCTTTAACATGACTTCCAAGGTTCTGCATGATCCACACCTGCTAATCTCTCTTGCCTCATTCTGAACCATTCCCCAACCCTTTGAAATATGCATTTCAGTCATCATAATTGTCCAGTTTCTCTAATCTGTCATCCTTTCTTTACCAAATGCTCTATACCAAATGCTCTGCCACTATACTACCATGTCACCTGGCAACTTTCTATTTGTCTTTGTTGTCTCAAGTTTCTGCTTACTTGTGACTTCCTACAAGTGTACTTGGCTTGACCCCTTTAGTTTGGGTTTGATGCCCTTCTTTATTCCCACAGTACTTGAAACATATTTGCCacatacttttcctttctttttcacaaGATTGGGAgctctttaaaataaaagaactctgtttttcaaatatttatacataGTAATTCACAAAGTTCTTCCCACATAGTACTTATTTAGTATATTTATGAATGTGgtaaaattaatgaatgaattactGAATGAAGTAAAGAATAAAATTCTCTCTCCTCCACTTGATTCCGTGTCTTTTCTCTGATTGCCCTACCCTGAAT
Proteins encoded:
- the LOC119545296 gene encoding LOW QUALITY PROTEIN: olfactory receptor 1N2-like (The sequence of the model RefSeq protein was modified relative to this genomic sequence to represent the inferred CDS: inserted 1 base in 1 codon), whose translation is MGKPSRVNQTSVSDFLLLGLSEKLEQQPPLFGIFLDMYLVTVVGNLLIILAISSDPHPHTPLYFFLANLSLTDACFTSASXPKMLANIHAQSQTISYSGCLTQLYFLLMFGVLDNFLLAVMAYDHYVAICQPLHYSTTMSPQLCALMLGVCWVLTNCPVLMHTLLLTCVAFCAQKAIPCFYGDPSALLKLACSDIRINELMIITLGLLCLTIPLMLIVLSYIHIFWGMFGISSSGGWWKAFSTCSSHLTVVLLFYVSLMGVYLLPPSSHSTEGDSRAAILYMVVICMINPFIYSLRNRNMKEALGKLFGSGKMFFLP